The Chroicocephalus ridibundus chromosome 2, bChrRid1.1, whole genome shotgun sequence genome includes a region encoding these proteins:
- the C2H9orf152 gene encoding uncharacterized protein C9orf152 homolog isoform X1, whose product MKEMSCFCMTFSSLLEQMVKAYKYMTGIFSVTHTSEQQASDRDKPPTKMDVSVLEEQYDHIKQKQKLQSHIIVFKTGEQESVLPESMVNAVLINKKVRRSKSFTECVPVRKVRLEMTNSGNIQDNSPWRTHLGIHRLVQAPCYGVPWDHSHCKNRPCSFDNQRLISKGNGILQPMELDRASELSAPSQLGSSSTLNSFSKENGSNIASTCQKPLLKSATSAVWTHQHTTSTKCMPACNKLNFYPFPNKKGPRISEAARRLGLYVSQ is encoded by the exons ATGAAGGAAATGTCCTGCTTCTGCatgactttttcttccttgttggAACAGATGGTGAAGGCTTACAAATACATGACTGGTATTTTTTCAGTGACTCATACCTCAGAGCAACAGGCTTCAGATCGCGATAAGCCACCAACCAAGATGGATGTAAGCGTACTTGAGGAGCAGTATGACCatataaaacagaagcaaaaactgCAATCGCACattattgtatttaaaacag gtgaaCAGGAATCTGTTCTCCCAGAATCAATGGTCAATGctgttttaattaataaaaaagttAGAAGATCAAAGTCATTTACCGAATGTGTTCCTGTCAGAAAGGTCAGACTGGAGATGACCAACAGTGGCAACATACAAGACAACTCCCCATGGCGTACCCACCTGGGAATTCACCGCCTGGTGCAAGCCCCTTGTTACGGAGTTCCCTGGGATCATTCCCACTGCAAGAACAGACCATGCAGTTTTGACAATCAGAGACTGATTTCAAAGGGAAACGGCATACTGCAACCCATGGAATTAGACAGAGCAAGTGAACTATCCGCTCCCAGTCAACTGGGAAGTTCAAGCACGTTGAACAGTTTCAGCAAAGAGAATGGCAGCAACATTGCAAGCACCTGCCAAAAACCTCTGCTGAAATCAGCCACTTCAGCAGTTTGGACACATCAGCATACTACTTCTACAAAATGCATGCCAGCCTGCAACAAACTAAACTTTTACCCTTTCCCTAATAAAAAAGGGCCCAGAATTTCTGAAGCAGCAAGGAGGCTTGGATTATATGTCTCACAATGA
- the C2H9orf152 gene encoding uncharacterized protein C9orf152 homolog isoform X2, with product MDVSVLEEQYDHIKQKQKLQSHIIVFKTGEQESVLPESMVNAVLINKKVRRSKSFTECVPVRKVRLEMTNSGNIQDNSPWRTHLGIHRLVQAPCYGVPWDHSHCKNRPCSFDNQRLISKGNGILQPMELDRASELSAPSQLGSSSTLNSFSKENGSNIASTCQKPLLKSATSAVWTHQHTTSTKCMPACNKLNFYPFPNKKGPRISEAARRLGLYVSQ from the exons ATGGATGTAAGCGTACTTGAGGAGCAGTATGACCatataaaacagaagcaaaaactgCAATCGCACattattgtatttaaaacag gtgaaCAGGAATCTGTTCTCCCAGAATCAATGGTCAATGctgttttaattaataaaaaagttAGAAGATCAAAGTCATTTACCGAATGTGTTCCTGTCAGAAAGGTCAGACTGGAGATGACCAACAGTGGCAACATACAAGACAACTCCCCATGGCGTACCCACCTGGGAATTCACCGCCTGGTGCAAGCCCCTTGTTACGGAGTTCCCTGGGATCATTCCCACTGCAAGAACAGACCATGCAGTTTTGACAATCAGAGACTGATTTCAAAGGGAAACGGCATACTGCAACCCATGGAATTAGACAGAGCAAGTGAACTATCCGCTCCCAGTCAACTGGGAAGTTCAAGCACGTTGAACAGTTTCAGCAAAGAGAATGGCAGCAACATTGCAAGCACCTGCCAAAAACCTCTGCTGAAATCAGCCACTTCAGCAGTTTGGACACATCAGCATACTACTTCTACAAAATGCATGCCAGCCTGCAACAAACTAAACTTTTACCCTTTCCCTAATAAAAAAGGGCCCAGAATTTCTGAAGCAGCAAGGAGGCTTGGATTATATGTCTCACAATGA